caaagcaaaataaactgGTCACTGAAGAACAAATATtgatgattccacttatacgaagcactaaagtaatcaaaaccagaatcataggggccggccctgtggctttgcagtcaagtgcgtgtgctccgctgctggcggcccggattcagatcccgggtgcccactgaTGCATCACTTCTCCctccatgctggggccgcgtcccacatacagcaactagaaggatgtgcagctatgacatacaactatctactggggctttggggaaaaaaaataaataaaaaaaattattaaaaaaaagaaaaaaaccacagaatcatagaaacagaaagtagaaggtggttaccaagggctaaggggaggagggatggagaaGTAGTGTTTAAGGATGTAGAGTTTGAGTGTTGCAAGATGAGAAAGtactagagggccggccccgtggtgtagcagttaagtgtgcacgctccgctgctggcggcccaggttgggtcCTGgacgcgcacagatgcaccgcttgtcaggccatgctgtggcggcgtcccacataaagtggaggaagatgggcacggatgttagctcagggccagtcttcctcagcaaaaagaggaggattggcatggatgttagctcagggttgatcttcctcacaaaaaaaaaaaagtactaggatctgctgtacaacaatgtgaatatatttcatatacaaaactgtacatttaaaaatgtaaaaatatacagtttaagatgataaatttaatCTTATgttttttaccataataaaaataaataaaaataaaaatatttaaatatacttaattcttttttctttttttaaaccagtAAACAATTATTGAACATTTACGTTGTCCTAATCTCtgggcacaaagttttcatgtATTAATTACAGTTTTCACAATTGAATTAATTGTAAGgtactgttaaaagataaactgaggcatattaatatttttgagaGTTTCAGAAAAAACCCATTTGAATTGTGCAGTGCCAAACTGGAAGTGGTTAGAAgctctctcccttaattctttgaGCACCTGTTTCCTCAAATACAAAAGTCATGTATTGTTTGAAAAAGTCTAGCAGAATTATAATATTAACTTGGAGTGTAATCTTAAATACAAAATTGCCAAGTTAGTCACCAATACAATCAAGGAACCCAGAAGTGTTTTGACGTCTATGTGGAAGGACAGAAAGGGTGCTGGGGGAAGACAGAGGAGGGAGCCTATGACCCTGGACGAATTACCTATCCCGCGACTCACTTTCCACTTCTTTATATGAGAAGTGATCAGCACCACCTCTCAGTAGTGAAGCATAAATTCAATTGGATGTTTAGGTGAAGCACTTCACACAGCGCCCAGAACATGGTTAATAACTACACAAATGAGAGCTATTCTTGGGGAACAAAGAGCCAAATACGTTGTGGGAAACATTAATCTAGAAGAGAGTGCCTACAGTTTCTTCAGAAAACATCCATCCTATTTATATTTCCCATTCAGACTTTTCCTTCAGTTtggcaatatattttaaaacagcatGATCTATGGTGAAATAGAcgaaaataaatgacaaatagaCATTTGTAGAACGGAACACATAGGTTACCCCTATTTGGAGATAAACAAATAGGACTCTTCTCTACACAGACTCCTGCTCATGTGCTCTTTTCTCATACATACATAGACTCTTCGGGAAGTTTCAACAAGAAGCCATCAACAGCAATTAACTCCAAACAGGCAGATAGAGATGGGGAATCACTGTGTGACTCCAATCTACAGTGTGAGGCTTTCTGTCACACACCGAATATCATTTGACTTTGTGAAAACCATAACAGCAGAGAGTTGTAGAGTGCAGGCATTTGTCCTCCTGACAGAGGAAAATCCTCATGCTCTCCTCTCAGGAGTTGGCTGTCCTCATGAAGAGGAGTCTAGAACCTTTCTTCTGTGGCTCATCTCTCCCCACTCTGCACTGTCACTCTCTGCTGGTGGGAAATGTTCAGTTACCCCTGTGTTCCAGGCTGCTAGTGAGACTCCACGTCTAGCGAGCACTCAgtaagtttgttgaatgaatataggAGTGAATGAGCTGTCAGTGAATAGGATGTCAGGTAGATGTTGTCCATATTAATGAAAACATACTGACAGATATCAAGCCTGGAGGTGTAGATTGTCATTGGGTAACAGCTGAAACCATGTGCTGTGGAGGAGATTACCAAGGATAGCACAAAATGCCAGAGTCACCAAGGAGGACTTATTTCAACTATATGCCCAGGTCCTCCAAAGCAAAACTAGGACACATTCCACCTAGGGAAGCCTGCTCCTACAGCTGCTTTGGCACTATCCAGGCATcagcccctccctctcttctccaacaTCCCTACAAAGCCCCCACCTCTAGAATGAGCAGGGAAAGGAGAGATGTTACTGGAAGCTTGTCTGCTGCACGTGAGCCTGTGGAGGTTGAGAATTTTGGAATGAGTTTGTGAATCCAGAAAACAGAGGCAAGGACTCACTCTGGAAACACCCCCTTTAAGGGACAGAAGGAATTAAAACTGCCTGAGAAGGAACAGAGCAAGGCTAGTCACCAATTCATGCAGCTGCCTGCTTGAGGAAGTCAAGATGAGGTCTTTTCAAAGTATTCAGTGGACCCAGAAATCAGATCACTGATTAAATCAGAGGAGTTTCAGTGCAAAAGTCCTAGGAGGTGAAAACAAGAGACAGTGAGTCAAAtcttccaccccacccccaccccctacccaaGCCCTTGTGAAGAAGATTCCATCAGACAGGATGATGGGAAATGTCATCAGGGGCCTGTCCTTTCCTCCAGGCTGATTCCATCTGCAGTCTGTCCAATGGGATAAAGGATGGGAAACACCCTACAGGATTATAAGGCTGAAAGGAGCCAGATTCAGAACTCAGTGCTAAATGGAGAGGTTGTGCTGTGTTGCGTGTTCTGATGCAGATCAAGGAGGATTCCACTGATTCACCAGGAGAGAAGTTGGCCATGTGAGTTGGTCCTGAGGGAAGCACCATCCCTGCCTTGGGGATATAAGAGAAGCTCCCCACTGTGGGTAGACTCAGGACCCACATAGAGTGGGCATCATTGTGTGCAGCTGGGACCACAGGTGCAGGTAAGCCTAGACTCTGGGAAGGGATAGCAGCCTTGggcggggcagggaggtgggagagtCACCGACCACAAGGGCAGAAACTAGTAGTGGGGTGACGCTGTGAGGGCACCTCACCCCTGGTCCAGGAGGGTGGAAAATGGGAAACAGACCTAACCAGAGTGGCCTGGGAGGATGCTCTGAGAAAGTGTTGATTACATTCATTTTGAAGACACGTTCTGGCCAGGAGGGTGGTTAATGTAGGTGGGTTCAGAGGAAGATGGGGTGCTTGGGGGGCAAGAGGGGCGAGTTCCAGCTGTGGTTGTAGACAGTGACTCCATGATATTAGCTGATAGAATCCTTATGCCTGGCCTCACTCTTGCCACAAACTGAATTCATCTTGATTTGGGAGATTTATGTGGGGTTGGAAGAGTGGAGACCAGGAAGGAGATGGAGTCGGAGTGGAAGGAGCATGAGGGCAGTTTTATGTCAACTGTAAGAGAAAGAGGGGAGAATCAAGGATCTCAGAGCTTTGAAATGAAGGGAAAGTGAAAGATGAGcctcaaagaaaaaagagagaactcatacaactcaacaataaaaaaaacaaacaacccgatcaaaaatgGGTAGagcatatgaacagacatttttccaaagacaatatatagatggccaacaggcacatgaatatTCCAGCTTGGCTGGAATGGGGACAGCAATAAGATTGACAAAAATGGTTAGccttttaaagaatgttttttaTTAGACAACATCTTAGCACATAAAATAGTAGAGAAAATAGTACAATCAACCTTATGTAGCCATCTCTAAAATTATGTCCCAATTCATCTGCCCATCAATATTATGAAGCAAACCCCAGACACATGTTAGTTTATGTGTAAATACCGCACTATGATGTCTAATGgagagggcttttttttttttgaggtcgtAATagttataacattgtgaaatttcagttgtacattcttatttgtcagtcaccatatatatgtgcccatttacccccctctttttttgtgtgagggagatcagccctgagctaacatccaatgccaattctccatttttttaaattttttttttttttttgctgaggaagattggccctgagctgacatccgtgcccatcctcctctactttacatgggacactgccacagcatggcttgacaagtggtgagtcggtgcgGGCATGGAATCCGAAACCTCGAACCCCAGGCCCGCCGAagcggagcccgcacacttaaccactttcaCCACCAGGCCGTCCcaacccctttaccccttttgcccaccccttaactccattcccctctggtaaccactaatatggtctctttgtccatgtgtttatttatcttccacacatgagtgaaatcataacagtgtttgtctttctctgtctggcttatttcacttaacataatacccacaagcttcatccatgttgttgcaaattggatggttttgtccttttttgtggctgtgcagtattccattgtataaatataccacatctttacccattcatcagttgttggGCACTGGgtttcttccacatcttggctatagcgaataatgttgcaatgaacatggggtgcataagtctctttgaattgttgatttcaagttctttggataaatacgcagtagtgggatagctgggtcgtatggtatttcaatttttaattttttgaggaatctccatgctgttttccatagtggctgtgccagtttgcattcagTATTCAGTTGCCAGCAGTATAGgagcgttcccttttctccacatcctctccaacattcgttgttttttgtcttggtaattacagccattctaacaggtgtaaggtgatgtctcattgtagttttgatttgcatttctctaataattagtgatgttgaacatcttttcatgtgcctgttggccatctatatcttctttggaaaaatatctgttcacatcctctgtCCGGTTTTGAtcgagttttttgtttttttgttgttgagttgtatgaattctatatatgttttggaaattaaccctttgtcagatatatgatttgcaaatattttctcccaattggtgagttgtcttttcgttttgttcctggtttcctttgccttgcagaagctctgtagtctgaggtagtcccatttgcttattttgtcttttcttccccATGCCTGAGTGCacttggtatttgaaaagatcctctaagactgatgtcaaagattgtactgcatatgttttcttctaggagttttatggtttctggtcttacattcaagtcattaatccattttgagttaattttggtgtacagagaaagataatggtctacttccattcttttgcataaagaacaattttcccagcaccatttattgcagagactttcctttctccattgtatattcttggctcctttgtcaaagactagcCGTCtggagatgtgtggttttatttctaggctttcaacattgagaatttttatcataaacggaagTTGGATCTTGTCaggtgctttctctgcatctattcagATTATCATGTgggttttattcctcattttgttaatgtggtgtatcacactcattgatttgcagatgttgaacgatccctgcatccctggtataaatcccacttgatcatggtgtatgatctttttaatgtattgctgtattcgatttgccaacttttcttgaggatttttgcatctatgttcatcagcaatatcggcctgtaattttccttcttcgtgttatctttgtctggctttgggattaaagtgatgttggcctcgtagaatatGTTaagaagtgttctgtcttcttcaattttttggaatagtttgagaaggtaGGTATTAAaccatctttgaatgtttgatagaattctccagagaagctatctggccccggacttttatttttggggagggttttgattactgtttcaatctctttacttctgattgatctattcagattctctatttcttcttgtttcagttttgggaggttgtaggagTCTAAGAATTATCCGTTTCTAGATTGtcccatttgttggcatatagtttttcaaagtattctcttataattctttgtatttctgtggtatccgttgtaattcctcctctttcatttctaattttatttatttgagccttctctctttttttcttagtgagtctggccaagggtttgtcaattttgtttatcttctcaaagaacaagctctcagtttcattgatcctttctaccatttttttggtttccatttcacttatttctgctctaacttttattatttccctccttttgctgactttgggctttgtttattctttttctaattctattaggtgtagtttaaaattgcttatttgggatttttcttgtttgttaaggtgggcctctattgctatgaatttccctcctaggaccactttttctgcatcccataTGAATTGGCATGgtggtttttcattttcatttgtctccagatagtctttgatttcctctttaatttcttcactgatccatttgttgttcagtagcgtgttgtttagtctccacttatttgtcactttcccagcttttttcttccggttgatttctagtttcatagcattatggtcagaaaagatgcttagtatgatttcaatcttaaatttgttgaggcttgccttatttcccaacatatggtctatctttgagaatgttccctgtgcacttgagaagaatgtgtattctgctgtttttggaaggtgttctctatatatttattaagttcatctgatctaGTTTTTCagttaattccactatttccttgttgactttctgtttggATAATTTATCCATTGATGTCAGTGGGgcattgaggtcccctactattattgtgttgctgttaatttctccttttaggtctgttaatagttgctttatgcatTTCGGTACTCCTGtgttggtgcatatatatttataagttgtATGTCCTGAGAGAGCCTCTTTTTAATAACAAGGTCATAAAATCGTTAATaatcaagaatttttaaaaataatgcgaGTTCCACTATTCCAATTGACTTATTGGTATTTTTATGTCTTAGAAATATATGTAATTGGATCAGAAAAATAACTTAGGTAAATCTTTGTCACTGATATACATGTCCTTCAttactttaatatatattttactgttttttctttgctgttttaTGTTGAAGAAATCTGGTCAATTGTCTTGTTGAGTGTCAACATCTGGAATTCCCTACATGGTCATTAATTTCCATCACTTCTTGAAGTTGCAGCTCTTTGCTGACAAAGAGGACTAACAAGCCAAGATGAATTGGAATAAAGGTGATCCAGAGCCAGGGGATCAGTGACTCCCTGGGCCATATCTCCTCCTGGCAGCTGCTTCTAGAGCTgaagggaaggaagcagaaaCAGGCTTGTGGGGTTATAGCTGCCTGGGATCCTGGGAAGACTTCAGGCTGTCTTCAGGAGGGTGACTGCTGACGACACGTCGGCTTCTCACCTTTCCTAGTTCCTTGAGAATCATATTTACTGAAGAGAATCTCCTCAGACAGACACCCTCCCTGCACAATGGCCTTTGCAGCCTCCCTGGCTGACCTCCAAGAAGAGGCCAGTTGCCCCGTCTGCCTGGATTACCTGACAGACCCAGTGACCATTCACTGTGGGCACAACTTCTGTCTCTTCTGCATCCACCAGTGCTGGGAAGACCTACAGGACATTTTCCCCTGTCCCGtctgcctccaccactgccctGACAGGAGCTTCAAGAAGAACCCCCAGTTATGTCACCTGACTGACATTGTTAAGCAGCTTCCCACCACAAGCAGCAAGAGGAAAGGGCAGGAAGAGAAACCCCTGTGTGAGAAGCACAATCAGGTTCTGGCCCTGTTCTGTGAGGAGGACATGGAGCTGTTGTGTCCCCAGTGCAGGGTCTCCTCTGACCACCGGGATCACCCCCAGACACCCACTGAACAAGCTGCAGCTAGTCACAGGAGGAAGCTCAGAAGCTACATCAAGCCCCTGAGGAAGCAGATTGAAGACGCTGAATTGGGGCGTGAAATCCAAGTTTCAAAATCTCTCACTGAAGTTCAGTGGAAGatgaaaaaatggaggagagagTTACACTCTGAATTTGAAGAACTTAACGATTTCCTGAGAAAGGAGCAAGTTGCAATTCATGGCAGGCTGCTTATGCAAGAGAAGGATGTTGAAGAAAAACTAACCCAATACATAAGCCAAATTTCAAACCACATGTCCAGGCTACAAAATCTGTTAAGTGAAATAACAGAGAAATGTTCCCAAGGAGACCTGGAGTTCCTGACAGGCATTGAAAGTATCCACAACAGGTATGAACACCTAAAATGCCCAGCCGTCTTTTCATATGAATTAAGGaaagagagttgcaattttcctCCACATTATTTTGGCCTGCAAAACATGATGAGCACGTTTCAGGTAGATTTGACGTTAGATCCTGAAACTGCCCATCCCAATCTTATTATCTCAAAAGATAGAAAAAGTGTGATATATAGAACAACAGAAGCAAACTGTCTTGACCATCATGAAGCATTTACTTCTTACCCAGCTGTCCTGAGTTGTGAGGGATTTGGTGCTGGCAGGCATTTCTGGCAGGTAGAATTAAGAGGCACAGGTGAATGGTCCTTAGGTGTGTGTAGAAATTTTCCCAGCAACGCTCTCATTCCACCACGCCCAAAGGATGGATGGGGGCAATTTCAGCGGTGCACTAGGACGTGGGGTACAGGGCACACAGGGCAAGCCATGCGGATAGGTGTCTTTCTGGATTATGAGTTGGGAGAAGTTTCATATTATAATTGGAATAGCAGGTCATATTTGTATACACTCACTGATACATTTACAGGAAAACTTATGCCTTATTTCTCTATTGGGCCTTCTTCAAAATCGCTTACAATCAGTATGGTCCTAGACGAACGATGAACTACCTGAAGGACCTTTCTGCATGTGGTTCTATTTTCTTCCTGTGTTCTTGGAGGGTGTTGTAATAAAGATTTTGAGTCCATTTTTGATGCTTGACTGCGGAACACTTTTAGGACTCATCAttctctcttccccttttccTCACACCTGGCAAAGCTGATGAGAAAGCGTGGGTGCTCCATCCTCTGGTGCAGGTGGGAAGGTCAAACCCAGCAAGCCCCTAGGAGTGCCAGAAGCCTCACAGCAGCCCCACCCAGCAACCAGCACAAACACCTCAAGCTAGTCTCCCTTCCCTGGGCCCTCAAGTCATTTTGGCCCCACTCTGAGAGCCATAAAACTCATTATTTGAGTGATAAACCTTTTCATATCCTTCTGGAGTGTGTGGCATCATCAGTTTCGACATTTGTATCAAATTTGGGATGGGGTCCACCCTGGCTAGGCAAGCTGGTCCCGACAACTGGCATTGTGCAGAGGATTATTCAGTGTGCAGCACCAGCACCAGGGCCTTCTCCTCTGGCTGTGGCTTGTAATGGCTCTGCTGCCCAAGGCCAGTGTGCACCTTCAGCTGTGCTGCCTTGTGCTGCATTTGCGGAGCTCTGCTGAGGCTCTGTTCTAGATGTAATTGTCCTACGTCAGAGGCTTTCATCATTATTGGCCTTCAGGGATAAAAGCATGGATGGAGCTCCTCTTGAATGTGGTTCTGGGTCATGTGTCTCAGTCCCGACCTCCCTATATGTCTTAGAATGAATTGTGTGTCTTTCCTGGCATCAGCTGTGACTGATGTAGTTTTAGGAGCAAGACTCTGTGACCGATTGGTTGTGTGCCTCAATTGGATATGGGCTCCTGTTCTATAGAGCACTCGGGAAAGACTCTACCTGTGAGATATCCTGCTCCACTGAGAAGTCACTCGTGTGGAGCAAGAGCAGTCACTCTGTAAATAACCAGCATTATATGAAGATTTGAAGTCCACACTCCTAAAGCAGACAGCTCACTAGGACCCTCCAAGATGCCTTTGCTACTTCTGCTGCATCTGCCTATGCCTCTGTCACAACAAAGATCCTGATTCTCAAGGTTACAGGGCAAAACACCCAAGGCCCCCTGTGGCACACTGAAGGTGTTAATTCACACCAGACTTAAGCCCCAGGTCCTTCAAATCTGGAAACCAGCCATGGCCATAGAGGGGGCCCTAACCTTGATCACACTGATGTGAGGTTCTCTGGAGTGAGAAACTTACATATATGAGCTGGGAAGAGAAGATCAGCCCCTGAACTATATCCAGTGGccaaagaaagaagacagaaaaatagaaaagaaggaaggaaggaggagtaggaggaaggaaagaagggaaagaaaagaaaagaaaaaaagggagagggagggagctggattcatggggaggaaagaaaaaactgGAACAGAGGTCCCTAATTTCACCTAATTGGAAATTCCTAATGTACTAAAATAATTTATACAACAAAAAAGATGAATAGGCTTTTGTTCATCTATAGCCTAGATGCAGTTTTAACTTCAGCATCTGCTGAAACACATCCTTTGTAGAATCTTCATGACCACCATCAGTGGTCGTCCTCAAATTAGCTATACCCAGGGATCCCTCTAATTTAATCAAGGCACTGCTCATAATCTTAGTGATGTTGCCAATCATAAAATAGAGATCAAAAGGATACGTCTCATCTTAACCATCAGAACTGTTGCCTTGCCTAAATTCCCGTGAGCATAATGTACATTGCCCTAAAATATCACAGAGAAGGCCTGGTTATTCTGACCTGAtgtgtaataaattaaaattaaacaaagtcTTTGGCACTTAGAAAGTGGCTTCACAAATGGGACCCCATGGATGCTCCCACCCTCATTAAAATAGATAATATGTCTAAATGTTGATTAAACAGGGCATTCAAGAATTAAAATCCAGGCccggccccatggccaagtggttaaagttccatgc
The Diceros bicornis minor isolate mBicDic1 chromosome 11, mDicBic1.mat.cur, whole genome shotgun sequence DNA segment above includes these coding regions:
- the LOC131411155 gene encoding tripartite motif-containing protein 75-like, whose translation is MAFAASLADLQEEASCPVCLDYLTDPVTIHCGHNFCLFCIHQCWEDLQDIFPCPVCLHHCPDRSFKKNPQLCHLTDIVKQLPTTSSKRKGQEEKPLCEKHNQVLALFCEEDMELLCPQCRVSSDHRDHPQTPTEQAAASHRRKLRSYIKPLRKQIEDAELGREIQVSKSLTEVQWKMKKWRRELHSEFEELNDFLRKEQVAIHGRLLMQEKDVEEKLTQYISQISNHMSRLQNLLSEITEKCSQGDLEFLTGIESIHNRYEHLKCPAVFSYELRKESCNFPPHYFGLQNMMSTFQVDLTLDPETAHPNLIISKDRKSVIYRTTEANCLDHHEAFTSYPAVLSCEGFGAGRHFWQVELRGTGEWSLGVCRNFPSNALIPPRPKDGWGQFQRCTRTWGTGHTGQAMRIGVFLDYELGEVSYYNWNSRSYLYTLTDTFTGKLMPYFSIGPSSKSLTISMVLDER